Proteins encoded within one genomic window of Bombus vancouverensis nearcticus chromosome 4, iyBomVanc1_principal, whole genome shotgun sequence:
- the p120ctn gene encoding adherens junction protein p120 isoform X6, with translation MSNNQLVDSCLRVLQEKGPDMPQYTGQSDADYHGSNGQADTHSLHSSHLSVQEDPLLIRSHKQQTTQQVTNVSKVVREVSHMEPDPGAVSYMSVPLMSQDYQHADRRYPADSYMVGFEHYEPYLGYPPQPGYPGPHGIYMPRSHSPHSPHSPSEHSRASPPHEYLRKAAPYVEGGYNDIDPGLNPALQDHYRITPSPGGPGDQYDQISNSWNMDDSGEPSQHPHDENKVAYGYVSPSPYGPVGYGPGVGVGPVAVPSDVPGYDEGHPVPLTSGVPPGMFDDEVHLQRLQSRHPVVPGMASPLDDDQKSMRWRDPNLSEVIGFLSNPNNIIKANAAAYLQHLCYMDDPNKQKTRSLGGIPPLVQLLDHDNPDVYRNACGALRNLSYGRQNDENKRAIKNAGGVPALINLLRRTSDADVKELVTGVLWNLSSCEDLKKSIIDDGVTMVVNNIIIPHSGWDPSSSSGETCWSTVFRNASGVLRNVSSAGEYARKKLRECEGLVDALLYVVRSAIEKSNIGNKIVENCVCILRNLSYRCQEVEDPNYDKHPIQSTVQNRVAAPVKGENLGCFGGSKKKKDGQPVQKETTASRTTSPRTEPVRGMELLWQPEVVQSYLKLLQTCSNPETLEAAAGALQNLAACYWQPSIEIRAAVRKEKGLPILVELLRMEVDRVVCAVATALRNLAIDQRNKELIGKYAMRDLIQKLPSGNNQHDQGTSDDTIAAVLATLNEVIKKNAEFSRSLLDAGGVDRLMNITRQRQKYTPRVLKFAGQVLFTMWQHQELRDVYKKHGWKEQDFVTKTVAARNSGPNSPNNANSYDCSTLNRPMASQGSTRYEDRTIQRANMNSNNVGRPTIYQPVSNNN, from the exons ATGTCAAATAATCAGCTGGTTGACTCCTGTCT ACGCGTTCTCCAGGAGAAGGGCCCCGACATGCCGCAATACAC CGGACAGAGTGATGCAGATTACCACGGAAGTAACGGCCAGGCGGACACCCATTCGTTGCATTCGTCTCATTTGTCTGTCCAAGAGGATCCATTACTTATCCGCAGCCATAAGCAGCAAACTACTCAACAA GTGACAAACGTGTCGAAAGTTGTTCGCGAGGTATCACACATGGAGCCAGATCCAGGCGCAGTGAGTTACATGTCAGTTCCATTGATGTCTCAGGATTATCAGCACGCGGACCGGCGATACCCGGCGGACTCGTACATGGTCGGTTTTGAACATTACGAGCCGTACCTCGGTTATCCACCACAGCCAGGGTATCCGGGTCCGCATGGTATCTACATGCCACGCTCGCATTCTCCTCACAGTCCTCATAGTCCTTCTGAGCACAGTCGTGCCTCGCCTCCGCATG aATACCTACGTAAGGCGGCGCCATATGTGGAAGGCGGTTACAACGACATCGATCCAGGTTTGAACCCCGCGTTGCAAGATCATTATCGTATTACTCCTAGTCCTGGTGGTCCCGGAGATCAATATG ATCAAATCAGCAACTCTTGGAATATGGATGACTCTGGCGAACCCTCTCAGCATCCTCATG ACGAGAATAAAGTGGCTTACGGTTACGTGTCTCCGTCCCCTTATGGACCTGTTGGATACGGCCCTGGCGTCGGGGTAGGTCCAGTCGCAGTTCCTAGCGATGTGCCCGGTTACGACGAAGGCCATCCGGTCCCACTCACCTCTGGAGTTCCTCCGGGAATGTTTGACGACGAGGTTCATCTTCAACGGCTACAATCTCGACATCCGGTGGTGCCCGGCATGGCTAGTCCATTAGACGACGATCAGAAGTCCATGAGATGGCGAGATCCGAACTTGTCGGAGGTGATCGGCTTCCTGAGTAATCCGAACAACATCATCAAGGCGAACGCTGCCGCGTATCTGCAGCATCTATGCTACATGGACGATCCAAATAAGCAGAAGACGCGAAGTCTAGGTGGAATACCACCGTTAGTGCAATTATTGGATCACGATAATCCAGACGTGTATAGGAATGCATGTGGTGCGCTGCGGAATTTGTCTTACGGCAGACAGAATGACGAAAATAAGAGGGCTATCAAGAACGCCGGCGGTGTGCCGGCCTTGATCAATTTATTACGTAGGACGTCTGACGCGGACGTGAAGGAACTGGTGACGGGGGTTCTTTGGAATTTATCCTCGTGCGAG GACCTTAAGAAATCCATCATCGATGATGGCGTAACGATGGTGGTGAACAACATAATTATTCCGCACAGTGGCTGGGATCCAAGCTCCTCCAGTGGCGAGACATGCTGGTCGACCGTGTTCAGAAACGCATCTGGCGTCTTAAGAAACGTCTCTAGCGCTGGCGAGTATGCAAGGAAGAAACTGCGCGAGTGCGAAGGTTTGGTCGACGCTCTTCTTTACGTAGTACGATCCGCCATCGAGAAGTCGAACATCGGGAACAAGATCGTAGAGAACTGTGTGTGTATTCTGCGGAACCTGAGTTACCGGTGTCAGGAGGTGGAGGACCCAAACTACGACAAACATCCGATTCAGTCGACCGTTCAGAACAGGGTAGCTGCTCCAGTCAAAG GTGAAAATTTGGGTTGCTTTGGCGGCagcaagaagaagaaggatGGTCAACCAGTGCAAAAGGAAACGACCGCATCTCGCACTACCAGCCCTAGAACCGAACCCGTCAGAGGAATGGAGCTACTCTGGCAACCAGAAGTAGTACAGTCTTATTTGAAATTGCTGCAGACATGCTCAAATCCGGAGACTCTCGAGGCGGCGGCTGGGGCGCTTCAGAACCTCGCAGCCTGCTACTGGCAGCCAAGTATTGAAATTCGCGCGGCTGTGAGGAAGGAGAAGGGACTTCCCATTTTGGTGGAGTTGTTGCGGATGGAG GTGGACCGCGTAGTCTGTGCTGTGGCCACAGCTCTAAGAAATCTAGCGATAGACCAGCGTAACAAGGAGCTGATCGGAAAATACGCGATGCGTGATCTCATTCAGAAGTTACCTTCAGGAAATAACCAGCATGATCAAGGAACAAGTGACGACACAATCGCCGCCGTTCTCGCCACATTGAACGAAGTGATCAAGAAAAACGCCGAGTTCTCGCGATCTCTGTTGGATGCTGGCGGTGTCGACAGATTGATGAACATTACTAGGCAACGCCAGAAATACACGCCTCGTGTTCTTAAATTTGCAG GACAAGTTTTGTTCACAATGTGGCAGCACCAAGAGCTGAGAGACGTTTACAAGAAGCACGGCTGGAAAGAGCAAGATTTCGTCACGAAAACGGTGGCAGCACGAAATTCAGGGCCTAATTCACCTAACAATGCCAATAG CTATGATTGTAGCACCCTAAACCGACCGATGGCGAGTCAAGGGAGCACCAGATACGAGGACAGAACGATTCAGAGAGCGAACATGAATTCGAATAACGTCGGTCGACCCACTATATATCAGCCTGTAAGTAACAACAACTAA
- the p120ctn gene encoding adherens junction protein p120 isoform X1 has product MSNNQLVDSCLRVLQEKGPDMPQYTGQSDADYHGSNGQADTHSLHSSHLSVQEDPLLIRSHKQQTTQQVTNVSKVVREVSHMEPDPGAVSYMSVPLMSQDYQHADRRYPADSYMVGFEHYEPYLGYPPQPGYPGPHGIYMPRSHSPHSPHSPSEHSRASPPHEYLRKAAPYVEGGYNDIDPGLNPALQDHYRITPSPGGPGDQYDQISNSWNMDDSGEPSQHPHDENKVAYGYVSPSPYGPVGYGPGVGVGPVAVPSDVPGYDEGHPVPLTSGVPPGMFDDEVHLQRLQSRHPVVPGMASPLDDDQKSMRWRDPNLSEVIGFLSNPNNIIKANAAAYLQHLCYMDDPNKQKTRSLGGIPPLVQLLDHDNPDVYRNACGALRNLSYGRQNDENKRAIKNAGGVPALINLLRRTSDADVKELVTGVLWNLSSCEDLKKSIIDDGVTMVVNNIIIPHSGWDPSSSSGETCWSTVFRNASGVLRNVSSAGEYARKKLRECEGLVDALLYVVRSAIEKSNIGNKIVENCVCILRNLSYRCQEVEDPNYDKHPIQSTVQNRVAAPVKGENLGCFGGSKKKKDGQPVQKETTASRTTSPRTEPVRGMELLWQPEVVQSYLKLLQTCSNPETLEAAAGALQNLAACYWQPSIEIRAAVRKEKGLPILVELLRMEVDRVVCAVATALRNLAIDQRNKELIGKYAMRDLIQKLPSGNNQHDQGTSDDTIAAVLATLNEVIKKNAEFSRSLLDAGGVDRLMNITRQRQKYTPRVLKFAGQVLFTMWQHQELRDVYKKHGWKEQDFVTKTVAARNSGPNSPNNANSYDCSTLNRPMASQGSTRYEDRTIQRANMNSNNVGRPTIYQPQPKPGEPLYAQVNLEKKKKRQYELGVGQAQGQGPVVGSGVGVAAGAPTAGQWVADGVGVPDGSAATATVNVPPNSTAASAGDSWV; this is encoded by the exons ATGTCAAATAATCAGCTGGTTGACTCCTGTCT ACGCGTTCTCCAGGAGAAGGGCCCCGACATGCCGCAATACAC CGGACAGAGTGATGCAGATTACCACGGAAGTAACGGCCAGGCGGACACCCATTCGTTGCATTCGTCTCATTTGTCTGTCCAAGAGGATCCATTACTTATCCGCAGCCATAAGCAGCAAACTACTCAACAA GTGACAAACGTGTCGAAAGTTGTTCGCGAGGTATCACACATGGAGCCAGATCCAGGCGCAGTGAGTTACATGTCAGTTCCATTGATGTCTCAGGATTATCAGCACGCGGACCGGCGATACCCGGCGGACTCGTACATGGTCGGTTTTGAACATTACGAGCCGTACCTCGGTTATCCACCACAGCCAGGGTATCCGGGTCCGCATGGTATCTACATGCCACGCTCGCATTCTCCTCACAGTCCTCATAGTCCTTCTGAGCACAGTCGTGCCTCGCCTCCGCATG aATACCTACGTAAGGCGGCGCCATATGTGGAAGGCGGTTACAACGACATCGATCCAGGTTTGAACCCCGCGTTGCAAGATCATTATCGTATTACTCCTAGTCCTGGTGGTCCCGGAGATCAATATG ATCAAATCAGCAACTCTTGGAATATGGATGACTCTGGCGAACCCTCTCAGCATCCTCATG ACGAGAATAAAGTGGCTTACGGTTACGTGTCTCCGTCCCCTTATGGACCTGTTGGATACGGCCCTGGCGTCGGGGTAGGTCCAGTCGCAGTTCCTAGCGATGTGCCCGGTTACGACGAAGGCCATCCGGTCCCACTCACCTCTGGAGTTCCTCCGGGAATGTTTGACGACGAGGTTCATCTTCAACGGCTACAATCTCGACATCCGGTGGTGCCCGGCATGGCTAGTCCATTAGACGACGATCAGAAGTCCATGAGATGGCGAGATCCGAACTTGTCGGAGGTGATCGGCTTCCTGAGTAATCCGAACAACATCATCAAGGCGAACGCTGCCGCGTATCTGCAGCATCTATGCTACATGGACGATCCAAATAAGCAGAAGACGCGAAGTCTAGGTGGAATACCACCGTTAGTGCAATTATTGGATCACGATAATCCAGACGTGTATAGGAATGCATGTGGTGCGCTGCGGAATTTGTCTTACGGCAGACAGAATGACGAAAATAAGAGGGCTATCAAGAACGCCGGCGGTGTGCCGGCCTTGATCAATTTATTACGTAGGACGTCTGACGCGGACGTGAAGGAACTGGTGACGGGGGTTCTTTGGAATTTATCCTCGTGCGAG GACCTTAAGAAATCCATCATCGATGATGGCGTAACGATGGTGGTGAACAACATAATTATTCCGCACAGTGGCTGGGATCCAAGCTCCTCCAGTGGCGAGACATGCTGGTCGACCGTGTTCAGAAACGCATCTGGCGTCTTAAGAAACGTCTCTAGCGCTGGCGAGTATGCAAGGAAGAAACTGCGCGAGTGCGAAGGTTTGGTCGACGCTCTTCTTTACGTAGTACGATCCGCCATCGAGAAGTCGAACATCGGGAACAAGATCGTAGAGAACTGTGTGTGTATTCTGCGGAACCTGAGTTACCGGTGTCAGGAGGTGGAGGACCCAAACTACGACAAACATCCGATTCAGTCGACCGTTCAGAACAGGGTAGCTGCTCCAGTCAAAG GTGAAAATTTGGGTTGCTTTGGCGGCagcaagaagaagaaggatGGTCAACCAGTGCAAAAGGAAACGACCGCATCTCGCACTACCAGCCCTAGAACCGAACCCGTCAGAGGAATGGAGCTACTCTGGCAACCAGAAGTAGTACAGTCTTATTTGAAATTGCTGCAGACATGCTCAAATCCGGAGACTCTCGAGGCGGCGGCTGGGGCGCTTCAGAACCTCGCAGCCTGCTACTGGCAGCCAAGTATTGAAATTCGCGCGGCTGTGAGGAAGGAGAAGGGACTTCCCATTTTGGTGGAGTTGTTGCGGATGGAG GTGGACCGCGTAGTCTGTGCTGTGGCCACAGCTCTAAGAAATCTAGCGATAGACCAGCGTAACAAGGAGCTGATCGGAAAATACGCGATGCGTGATCTCATTCAGAAGTTACCTTCAGGAAATAACCAGCATGATCAAGGAACAAGTGACGACACAATCGCCGCCGTTCTCGCCACATTGAACGAAGTGATCAAGAAAAACGCCGAGTTCTCGCGATCTCTGTTGGATGCTGGCGGTGTCGACAGATTGATGAACATTACTAGGCAACGCCAGAAATACACGCCTCGTGTTCTTAAATTTGCAG GACAAGTTTTGTTCACAATGTGGCAGCACCAAGAGCTGAGAGACGTTTACAAGAAGCACGGCTGGAAAGAGCAAGATTTCGTCACGAAAACGGTGGCAGCACGAAATTCAGGGCCTAATTCACCTAACAATGCCAATAG CTATGATTGTAGCACCCTAAACCGACCGATGGCGAGTCAAGGGAGCACCAGATACGAGGACAGAACGATTCAGAGAGCGAACATGAATTCGAATAACGTCGGTCGACCCACTATATATCAGCCT CAACCGAAACCCGGTGAGCCGCTCTACGCGCAAGTTAACttggagaagaaaaagaagcggCAGTATGAGCTGGGGGTGGGCCAGGCGCAGGGTCAGGGCCCGGTCGTCGGCTCGGGAGTGGGCGTCGCGGCCGGTGCTCCCACGGCTGGTCAGTGGGTGGCCGATGGTGTTGGTGTTCCCGATGGCTCGGCCGCCACCGCAACGGTAAACGTTCCACCGAATTCGACTGCCGCCTCAGCCGGCGATTCCTGGGTATAA
- the p120ctn gene encoding adherens junction protein p120 isoform X4: MPQYTGQSDADYHGSNGQADTHSLHSSHLSVQEDPLLIRSHKQQTTQQVTNVSKVVREVSHMEPDPGAVSYMSVPLMSQDYQHADRRYPADSYMVGFEHYEPYLGYPPQPGYPGPHGIYMPRSHSPHSPHSPSEHSRASPPHEYLRKAAPYVEGGYNDIDPGLNPALQDHYRITPSPGGPGDQYDQISNSWNMDDSGEPSQHPHDENKVAYGYVSPSPYGPVGYGPGVGVGPVAVPSDVPGYDEGHPVPLTSGVPPGMFDDEVHLQRLQSRHPVVPGMASPLDDDQKSMRWRDPNLSEVIGFLSNPNNIIKANAAAYLQHLCYMDDPNKQKTRSLGGIPPLVQLLDHDNPDVYRNACGALRNLSYGRQNDENKRAIKNAGGVPALINLLRRTSDADVKELVTGVLWNLSSCEDLKKSIIDDGVTMVVNNIIIPHSGWDPSSSSGETCWSTVFRNASGVLRNVSSAGEYARKKLRECEGLVDALLYVVRSAIEKSNIGNKIVENCVCILRNLSYRCQEVEDPNYDKHPIQSTVQNRVAAPVKGENLGCFGGSKKKKDGQPVQKETTASRTTSPRTEPVRGMELLWQPEVVQSYLKLLQTCSNPETLEAAAGALQNLAACYWQPSIEIRAAVRKEKGLPILVELLRMEVDRVVCAVATALRNLAIDQRNKELIGKYAMRDLIQKLPSGNNQHDQGTSDDTIAAVLATLNEVIKKNAEFSRSLLDAGGVDRLMNITRQRQKYTPRVLKFAGQVLFTMWQHQELRDVYKKHGWKEQDFVTKTVAARNSGPNSPNNANSYDCSTLNRPMASQGSTRYEDRTIQRANMNSNNVGRPTIYQPQPKPGEPLYAQVNLEKKKKRQYELGVGQAQGQGPVVGSGVGVAAGAPTAGQWVADGVGVPDGSAATATVNVPPNSTAASAGDSWV, translated from the exons ATGCCGCAATACAC CGGACAGAGTGATGCAGATTACCACGGAAGTAACGGCCAGGCGGACACCCATTCGTTGCATTCGTCTCATTTGTCTGTCCAAGAGGATCCATTACTTATCCGCAGCCATAAGCAGCAAACTACTCAACAA GTGACAAACGTGTCGAAAGTTGTTCGCGAGGTATCACACATGGAGCCAGATCCAGGCGCAGTGAGTTACATGTCAGTTCCATTGATGTCTCAGGATTATCAGCACGCGGACCGGCGATACCCGGCGGACTCGTACATGGTCGGTTTTGAACATTACGAGCCGTACCTCGGTTATCCACCACAGCCAGGGTATCCGGGTCCGCATGGTATCTACATGCCACGCTCGCATTCTCCTCACAGTCCTCATAGTCCTTCTGAGCACAGTCGTGCCTCGCCTCCGCATG aATACCTACGTAAGGCGGCGCCATATGTGGAAGGCGGTTACAACGACATCGATCCAGGTTTGAACCCCGCGTTGCAAGATCATTATCGTATTACTCCTAGTCCTGGTGGTCCCGGAGATCAATATG ATCAAATCAGCAACTCTTGGAATATGGATGACTCTGGCGAACCCTCTCAGCATCCTCATG ACGAGAATAAAGTGGCTTACGGTTACGTGTCTCCGTCCCCTTATGGACCTGTTGGATACGGCCCTGGCGTCGGGGTAGGTCCAGTCGCAGTTCCTAGCGATGTGCCCGGTTACGACGAAGGCCATCCGGTCCCACTCACCTCTGGAGTTCCTCCGGGAATGTTTGACGACGAGGTTCATCTTCAACGGCTACAATCTCGACATCCGGTGGTGCCCGGCATGGCTAGTCCATTAGACGACGATCAGAAGTCCATGAGATGGCGAGATCCGAACTTGTCGGAGGTGATCGGCTTCCTGAGTAATCCGAACAACATCATCAAGGCGAACGCTGCCGCGTATCTGCAGCATCTATGCTACATGGACGATCCAAATAAGCAGAAGACGCGAAGTCTAGGTGGAATACCACCGTTAGTGCAATTATTGGATCACGATAATCCAGACGTGTATAGGAATGCATGTGGTGCGCTGCGGAATTTGTCTTACGGCAGACAGAATGACGAAAATAAGAGGGCTATCAAGAACGCCGGCGGTGTGCCGGCCTTGATCAATTTATTACGTAGGACGTCTGACGCGGACGTGAAGGAACTGGTGACGGGGGTTCTTTGGAATTTATCCTCGTGCGAG GACCTTAAGAAATCCATCATCGATGATGGCGTAACGATGGTGGTGAACAACATAATTATTCCGCACAGTGGCTGGGATCCAAGCTCCTCCAGTGGCGAGACATGCTGGTCGACCGTGTTCAGAAACGCATCTGGCGTCTTAAGAAACGTCTCTAGCGCTGGCGAGTATGCAAGGAAGAAACTGCGCGAGTGCGAAGGTTTGGTCGACGCTCTTCTTTACGTAGTACGATCCGCCATCGAGAAGTCGAACATCGGGAACAAGATCGTAGAGAACTGTGTGTGTATTCTGCGGAACCTGAGTTACCGGTGTCAGGAGGTGGAGGACCCAAACTACGACAAACATCCGATTCAGTCGACCGTTCAGAACAGGGTAGCTGCTCCAGTCAAAG GTGAAAATTTGGGTTGCTTTGGCGGCagcaagaagaagaaggatGGTCAACCAGTGCAAAAGGAAACGACCGCATCTCGCACTACCAGCCCTAGAACCGAACCCGTCAGAGGAATGGAGCTACTCTGGCAACCAGAAGTAGTACAGTCTTATTTGAAATTGCTGCAGACATGCTCAAATCCGGAGACTCTCGAGGCGGCGGCTGGGGCGCTTCAGAACCTCGCAGCCTGCTACTGGCAGCCAAGTATTGAAATTCGCGCGGCTGTGAGGAAGGAGAAGGGACTTCCCATTTTGGTGGAGTTGTTGCGGATGGAG GTGGACCGCGTAGTCTGTGCTGTGGCCACAGCTCTAAGAAATCTAGCGATAGACCAGCGTAACAAGGAGCTGATCGGAAAATACGCGATGCGTGATCTCATTCAGAAGTTACCTTCAGGAAATAACCAGCATGATCAAGGAACAAGTGACGACACAATCGCCGCCGTTCTCGCCACATTGAACGAAGTGATCAAGAAAAACGCCGAGTTCTCGCGATCTCTGTTGGATGCTGGCGGTGTCGACAGATTGATGAACATTACTAGGCAACGCCAGAAATACACGCCTCGTGTTCTTAAATTTGCAG GACAAGTTTTGTTCACAATGTGGCAGCACCAAGAGCTGAGAGACGTTTACAAGAAGCACGGCTGGAAAGAGCAAGATTTCGTCACGAAAACGGTGGCAGCACGAAATTCAGGGCCTAATTCACCTAACAATGCCAATAG CTATGATTGTAGCACCCTAAACCGACCGATGGCGAGTCAAGGGAGCACCAGATACGAGGACAGAACGATTCAGAGAGCGAACATGAATTCGAATAACGTCGGTCGACCCACTATATATCAGCCT CAACCGAAACCCGGTGAGCCGCTCTACGCGCAAGTTAACttggagaagaaaaagaagcggCAGTATGAGCTGGGGGTGGGCCAGGCGCAGGGTCAGGGCCCGGTCGTCGGCTCGGGAGTGGGCGTCGCGGCCGGTGCTCCCACGGCTGGTCAGTGGGTGGCCGATGGTGTTGGTGTTCCCGATGGCTCGGCCGCCACCGCAACGGTAAACGTTCCACCGAATTCGACTGCCGCCTCAGCCGGCGATTCCTGGGTATAA